A stretch of the Mesorhizobium sp. Pch-S genome encodes the following:
- a CDS encoding GNAT family N-acetyltransferase produces the protein MSQLHIVPYDDSYRDEVLSLTIVAWASVLGSANLDQLPRFAYDAFYPEGWQARQTSDVAELLATEPDNISLALVDGKLAGFIGIRIHPKDSMGEIHIIAVAPDRQRQGVGRMLLAHAEGLIRDAGMKMVMLETTGDAGHEAARRTYEAARYTPWPISRYFKNLE, from the coding sequence ATGAGCCAACTCCATATTGTCCCCTATGATGACAGCTATAGGGATGAAGTACTTTCCCTCACCATCGTGGCATGGGCTTCGGTGCTCGGGAGTGCGAATTTGGATCAGCTTCCCCGCTTCGCGTATGACGCCTTTTACCCCGAGGGCTGGCAGGCTAGGCAGACGTCGGACGTTGCCGAATTGCTTGCCACCGAGCCGGACAACATCAGCTTGGCCCTTGTGGATGGAAAGCTGGCGGGCTTTATCGGCATAAGAATCCACCCGAAGGACAGTATGGGTGAAATCCATATCATCGCTGTAGCTCCCGACCGGCAACGGCAGGGCGTCGGCAGGATGCTGCTGGCGCACGCCGAAGGTCTCATCAGAGACGCTGGGATGAAAATGGTGATGCTGGAAACCACCGGAGATGCGGGTCATGAAGCCGCACGTCGGACCTACGAGGCTGCACGATACACGCCGTGGCCGATCTCCAGATATTTCAAGAACCTGGAATGA
- a CDS encoding GFA family protein, whose product MAKVRHLEKDSAINETDAAGTAALRKGSTGREETTITGACLCGAVKFTLAGDPIRAGLCHCQDCRRASGSAFSTFLIWDRSAFACTGPTGVYEGRSFCSSCGSRVFSLRPEEAEIMAGALDRAPAGFTPGYELWTKRREPWLRPVRSAKQFEEDRG is encoded by the coding sequence ATGGCGAAGGTCCGGCATCTGGAGAAGGACAGCGCGATCAACGAGACCGATGCCGCCGGAACCGCGGCGCTGCGCAAGGGGTCGACGGGCCGCGAGGAAACCACGATCACTGGCGCCTGCCTGTGCGGAGCGGTGAAGTTCACGCTCGCGGGCGACCCGATCCGCGCCGGCCTCTGTCATTGCCAGGACTGTCGCCGCGCCAGCGGCAGCGCATTCTCGACGTTCCTGATCTGGGACCGTTCGGCCTTTGCCTGCACCGGTCCGACGGGGGTCTATGAAGGCAGGAGCTTCTGCTCTTCCTGCGGGTCCCGCGTGTTTTCGCTGCGCCCCGAAGAAGCGGAAATCATGGCCGGCGCGCTCGACCGGGCGCCTGCCGGCTTCACGCCGGGCTACGAACTGTGGACGAAGCGCCGCGAGCCCTGGCTGCGTCCCGTGCGGTCGGCAAAACAGTTCGAGGAAGATCGCGGCTGA
- a CDS encoding DUF4105 domain-containing protein has product MRRAGLYGLIALLVLAIALASVWAGLAFFYRLPLPEAGRIVAAALFCLFGLATLVALFTRLRWRAVGLFAVVFAGVLVWWASITPPGDAAFVPEDARQVTGRIEGDRLTLTNMRNFTWRSKTDFTESWETRSYDLSKLRTVDLFMSYWAGPAMAHTIVSFGFEGGEQVAWSIEARYRVGTEYSPVADAFKTDTLIVIAADERDLIGLRTNVRGEDVHLYRLAVPADHARVFLAGYVEDANALATQPQFYNSITTNCTTAIVRILRLIGASVPTDWRLLVNGYLQGYLYDQKRLDTRLPLKELIERSRISERARAFGIGQGFSEEIRRGVPDPNG; this is encoded by the coding sequence ATGCGTCGTGCCGGTCTTTATGGGCTGATTGCCCTCCTGGTCCTTGCCATCGCGCTGGCAAGCGTGTGGGCCGGTCTTGCCTTCTTCTACCGGCTGCCGCTGCCGGAAGCCGGCCGCATCGTCGCTGCCGCGCTGTTTTGCCTGTTCGGACTGGCGACACTGGTTGCCCTGTTCACGCGCCTGAGGTGGCGCGCCGTCGGGCTCTTCGCCGTGGTCTTCGCAGGCGTGCTGGTGTGGTGGGCGAGCATCACGCCGCCAGGCGACGCGGCCTTCGTGCCGGAGGATGCGCGCCAGGTGACCGGCAGGATCGAGGGCGACCGGCTGACCCTCACCAACATGCGCAACTTCACCTGGCGATCGAAGACCGATTTCACGGAGAGCTGGGAAACGCGCAGCTACGACCTGTCGAAGCTCAGGACCGTCGACCTGTTCATGTCCTACTGGGCCGGACCGGCCATGGCGCACACCATCGTCAGCTTCGGCTTCGAGGGCGGCGAGCAGGTCGCCTGGTCGATCGAGGCGCGCTATCGGGTGGGCACGGAATATTCGCCGGTGGCCGATGCCTTCAAGACCGACACGCTGATCGTGATCGCGGCCGACGAACGCGACCTGATCGGCCTGCGCACCAATGTGCGCGGCGAGGACGTGCACCTCTACCGGCTCGCCGTGCCGGCCGACCATGCCCGGGTCTTCCTGGCCGGTTATGTCGAGGACGCCAACGCGCTGGCCACGCAGCCGCAATTCTACAATTCGATCACCACCAACTGCACCACGGCGATCGTGCGCATCCTGCGGCTGATCGGGGCCAGCGTGCCGACCGACTGGCGCCTGCTCGTCAACGGCTACCTGCAGGGCTACCTCTATGACCAGAAGCGCCTCGACACCCGGCTGCCGCTGAAGGAGCTGATCGAACGCTCGCGCATCAGCGAACGCGCCAGGGCCTTTGGCATCGGACAGGGCTTTTCCGAGGAGATCCGGCGCGGCGTGCCGGATCCGAACGGCTAG
- a CDS encoding M48 family metalloprotease: MRICNCGLIDRRTLLRGAGATALAMLAFPAVGNAFKIRAGTFCGLSKDRKLPAMTGLEASEKADRVVAEICGIVGLPANFRVLAIDDPKANAFASIQDGERLVVYSEPFMELIADRQNRDWSGMAVFAHEIGHHLCGHTLDNVGSRPPRELEADHFAGFIVGRLGGDLDDATRVFARMGTGSATHPPSAERVAAASAGWRKATGKAGEDRLNVLTHNLKDGNYVRVVVEFSGRDRRWTEVQHGQTFAVFEELKRKGRSVFLFDEGRSIWVRLDVDGSGQFATGFWARGDRQKATPPWSPLDPVAWR, from the coding sequence TTGCGGATCTGCAATTGTGGTCTGATCGATCGCAGGACGTTGCTGCGTGGCGCTGGCGCGACAGCGCTGGCGATGCTGGCGTTTCCGGCTGTCGGAAACGCCTTCAAAATTCGCGCCGGAACGTTCTGTGGCCTGTCGAAAGACCGGAAGCTGCCGGCGATGACCGGACTTGAGGCGAGTGAAAAGGCAGATCGGGTCGTCGCCGAGATCTGCGGCATCGTCGGGCTGCCGGCCAACTTCCGCGTCCTGGCGATCGATGATCCGAAGGCGAATGCCTTCGCCTCCATCCAGGATGGCGAGCGCCTCGTCGTCTACAGCGAACCGTTCATGGAGCTGATTGCGGACCGGCAGAATCGCGACTGGTCGGGCATGGCCGTCTTCGCCCATGAAATCGGCCACCATCTCTGCGGCCACACGCTGGACAATGTCGGGTCGCGCCCGCCACGGGAGCTCGAGGCGGATCATTTCGCCGGCTTCATCGTCGGCCGCCTCGGCGGCGACCTGGACGATGCGACACGCGTTTTCGCCAGGATGGGCACCGGATCGGCGACGCATCCGCCGAGCGCCGAACGCGTTGCCGCCGCATCGGCCGGCTGGAGGAAGGCCACCGGCAAGGCCGGCGAGGACCGCCTCAATGTGCTCACGCACAATCTGAAGGACGGCAACTATGTCCGGGTGGTGGTGGAGTTCTCGGGCCGCGACCGACGCTGGACCGAGGTGCAGCACGGCCAGACCTTCGCCGTGTTCGAGGAGCTGAAGCGCAAGGGCAGAAGCGTGTTCCTGTTCGACGAGGGTCGCTCCATCTGGGTCCGGCTCGATGTCGACGGCTCCGGCCAGTTCGCCACCGGCTTCTGGGCGCGAGGAGACAGGCAAAAGGCGACCCCGCCCTGGTCACCGCTGGATCCGGTGGCGTGGAGATAG
- a CDS encoding nuclear transport factor 2 family protein, which produces MKPLRKPMEMAVDWNAFAERWCADWNAHDLDRILSHFADDVVFTSPIAAGLLPETGGRLVGKAALRAYWEVGLSRIPDLHFTVERIFGGIDTLVIQYRNQKGASVSEVLRFENGKVVRGDGTYAVGADNPAGLRGQSNSGKSA; this is translated from the coding sequence ATGAAGCCGCTCAGGAAACCGATGGAGATGGCCGTGGACTGGAACGCCTTTGCCGAGCGCTGGTGCGCCGACTGGAATGCGCACGATCTCGACCGGATCCTGTCGCATTTTGCCGATGACGTCGTCTTCACCTCGCCGATCGCGGCGGGGCTGCTGCCGGAGACGGGCGGCAGGCTGGTCGGCAAGGCGGCACTGCGCGCCTATTGGGAGGTGGGTCTGAGCCGCATCCCCGACCTGCACTTCACCGTCGAGCGCATCTTCGGCGGCATCGACACGCTGGTGATCCAGTACCGCAACCAGAAGGGCGCCAGCGTCAGCGAAGTGCTGCGCTTCGAGAACGGCAAGGTGGTGCGCGGCGACGGCACCTATGCGGTCGGTGCCGACAACCCGGCTGGCCTGCGCGGCCAGAGCAATTCCGGCAAAAGTGCATAG
- a CDS encoding LysR family transcriptional regulator, with amino-acid sequence MNSAHQSTDLFALNVFLAVANHRSFRAASIELNVTGSAVSHSVRSLEQRLGVRLFNRTTRSVSLTEAGQRLAARLRPAVTSIAEALQEANDFREVPSGTVRINASDAAIRMILRPLLARFLGRYPQIHLDIVTDGRLSDIVANGFDAGIRLAEAVPQDMIAVRLTETVQFAAVASPDYVRRRGRPAVPQDLHQHDCIRFRFESGALYRWEFERHGIAETVTVDGPLTLTDQALMVDAAIDGIGIAFVPDFLVRDALAAGSLERFLVDWCPVFPGVCLYYPGRRHVSSSLRALIDTIQNERRSGASAG; translated from the coding sequence ATGAACAGCGCTCATCAATCGACCGATCTTTTCGCGCTCAACGTGTTTCTCGCGGTGGCCAATCATCGCAGTTTCCGCGCGGCGTCGATCGAACTGAATGTCACCGGTTCCGCCGTCAGCCATTCCGTCCGCAGCCTCGAGCAGCGCCTTGGCGTACGCCTGTTCAACCGCACGACGCGCAGCGTCTCGCTGACCGAGGCCGGACAGCGCCTTGCCGCCAGGCTGCGCCCCGCCGTGACCTCGATCGCGGAGGCGCTGCAGGAGGCCAACGATTTCCGCGAGGTGCCGAGCGGCACGGTGCGCATCAATGCCAGCGATGCGGCGATACGCATGATCCTGCGCCCGCTTCTGGCACGGTTCCTCGGCCGGTACCCGCAGATCCATCTCGACATCGTCACCGACGGCAGGCTGAGCGACATCGTCGCCAACGGCTTCGACGCCGGCATCCGCCTTGCCGAAGCCGTGCCGCAGGACATGATCGCGGTGCGCCTCACCGAAACGGTGCAGTTCGCCGCTGTCGCTTCCCCCGATTACGTCCGGCGTCGCGGCCGTCCTGCCGTCCCGCAGGATCTCCACCAGCACGATTGCATCCGCTTCCGCTTCGAAAGCGGCGCGCTCTACCGCTGGGAGTTCGAGCGCCACGGCATCGCCGAAACCGTCACCGTCGACGGCCCGCTCACGCTCACCGATCAGGCGTTGATGGTGGATGCGGCCATCGACGGCATCGGCATCGCCTTCGTGCCCGATTTCCTGGTCCGGGATGCGCTTGCGGCAGGCAGCCTCGAGCGCTTCCTCGTCGACTGGTGCCCGGTCTTCCCGGGCGTGTGCCTCTATTACCCCGGCCGCCGCCATGTCTCGAGCAGCCTGCGCGCGCTGATCGACACGATCCAGAACGAGCGCAGGTCCGGCGCCTCGGCAGGTTAG